Proteins encoded within one genomic window of Streptomyces taklimakanensis:
- a CDS encoding aspartate kinase — protein MALDDARTNGIVVQKYGGSSLATAEQVRSIARRVAAVARSGRRVALVVSARGGTTDALIRQAGEFSPAPRGRELDQLLATGETASASLMALALQHAGVPATALAGAQTGILATGPHGSGIIVAIDTERAVELLDAGHVVVIAGFQGVTAEGDVITLGRGGSDTTAVAVAAELGAAACEIYSDVPGVLTADPRVVPTARLLPSIDLDVMAEMAFAGARVMHSRAVELAALHGIGIHVGHSATSRIGTHIHKRDGDAMLETQTAVTAVVHDRDVARVTLRTDRVREHPALAVFQLLAREAIPADMTTVSEQSGGGLSIELTVHDTYTSAVRRSLSELASPSGRGGVDVDEGVAKVSIVGKGLLSRPEYAARMLSRLTESGIRAGSLSTSQTRISVTVPRGEEEQAVRLLHTEFGLDAPEGADPVPMASHP, from the coding sequence ATGGCGCTGGACGACGCGCGTACGAACGGCATTGTGGTGCAGAAGTACGGCGGCAGTTCGCTGGCCACCGCCGAGCAGGTCCGGTCGATCGCCCGGCGGGTCGCCGCCGTCGCCAGGTCCGGCCGCCGCGTGGCCCTGGTCGTGTCGGCCCGGGGCGGGACCACCGACGCACTGATCCGTCAGGCCGGGGAGTTCTCCCCCGCGCCCCGGGGGCGCGAACTGGACCAGTTGCTGGCCACCGGCGAGACCGCCTCCGCGTCCCTGATGGCCCTGGCCCTCCAGCACGCCGGAGTCCCCGCCACCGCGCTGGCCGGCGCGCAGACCGGCATCCTCGCCACGGGCCCGCACGGCTCGGGGATCATCGTGGCGATCGACACCGAACGCGCCGTGGAGCTGCTGGACGCCGGTCATGTCGTGGTGATCGCGGGGTTCCAGGGCGTCACCGCCGAGGGTGACGTCATCACGCTGGGCCGCGGCGGCTCCGACACGACGGCGGTCGCCGTCGCCGCCGAGCTCGGAGCCGCGGCCTGCGAGATCTACAGCGACGTGCCGGGCGTGCTCACCGCGGACCCGCGGGTCGTCCCCACCGCCCGGCTGCTGCCCTCCATCGACCTCGACGTCATGGCCGAGATGGCGTTCGCCGGCGCCCGGGTCATGCACTCCCGGGCGGTCGAACTCGCCGCCCTCCACGGGATCGGCATCCACGTGGGCCACTCGGCCACCTCGCGGATCGGTACCCACATCCACAAGAGAGACGGAGACGCCATGCTCGAGACCCAGACCGCCGTCACGGCGGTCGTGCACGACCGGGACGTCGCGCGGGTCACCCTTCGAACCGACCGTGTCCGGGAACACCCCGCGCTGGCGGTCTTCCAACTGCTCGCACGGGAGGCCATTCCGGCCGACATGACCACCGTCTCGGAGCAGTCCGGCGGGGGCCTGTCCATCGAGCTGACGGTCCACGACACGTACACCTCGGCGGTCCGGCGGTCGCTCTCGGAGCTCGCCTCCCCCTCCGGACGGGGCGGCGTGGACGTCGACGAGGGCGTGGCCAAGGTCTCGATCGTCGGCAAGGGACTGCTGAGCCGCCCCGAGTACGCGGCCCGGATGCTCTCCCGTCTCACCGAGTCCGGCATCCGCGCCGGCTCGCTGTCCACCTCCCAGACGAGGATCTCGGTCACCGTGCCCCGGGGCGAGGAGGAGCAGGCCGTGCGGCTGCTCCACACCGAGTTCGGGCTCGACGCCCCGGAGGGCGCGGATCCCGTCCCGATGGCCTCGCACCCGTGA
- a CDS encoding SPFH domain-containing protein, with protein MRRIAQTVAGGANPRAMAEEELRRRVGRGPEPPGEGGGGGDDTSRQGAPSQQDGMDPADFPAAREQGGSIATVMTQRAVPLVEAGEALNRSEQRREGGESVHVICPMVLPRGRSLLSMLPVLTLLVVGVVGSSVVSAIGGGALTNPFFGLHYWVLAVLAVAFVWWRQGMVMVPDGCQALITRFGKLEQVVGPGRVILLNPWKRVSYILNTTREYPFNAPVREAPTRSGVKASIDLFIQFRINDPVEFVYTLGAVRGFEEKLSNAVSETIRSLIYEQEAAGIYDMVGEDTGRLLEQLNQQFQPAVELTNANITHAEPADRNYRMDLAAPEMVRVAKEAYTHEYALQLRKEQDEGDLTKELATLQETFSAIQAEIAQYQAQMDTAVERETNRAQALARQRYVQAESEAKANAALLEAQALDIRAVTAAEAPEILEYRYRQQMLDTLEQVADHLPQLVRVGGAEESDGTAGVDFLRLAREMIGEHGAELFTEADMAAVRARLQAVSDRIDQRQEEIRALLEEDRPTVPAGNTAGSGSVAAAEPGAPDDTGTPGAPGAPDDTEEAAQ; from the coding sequence ATGCGCAGAATCGCACAGACGGTCGCCGGAGGGGCGAATCCTCGGGCCATGGCCGAGGAGGAGTTGCGCCGGCGCGTCGGGAGGGGCCCGGAACCCCCCGGCGAGGGCGGGGGCGGCGGGGACGACACCTCCCGGCAGGGCGCCCCTTCCCAACAGGACGGCATGGACCCCGCCGACTTCCCCGCGGCACGGGAGCAGGGCGGCTCCATCGCCACCGTCATGACGCAGCGGGCCGTTCCGCTGGTGGAGGCCGGGGAGGCGCTCAACCGCAGCGAGCAGCGGCGCGAGGGCGGCGAGTCGGTGCACGTCATCTGCCCGATGGTGCTCCCGCGCGGGCGCTCCCTGCTGAGCATGCTCCCGGTGCTCACGCTGCTCGTGGTGGGCGTGGTGGGCTCCTCGGTGGTGTCCGCCATCGGCGGCGGCGCGCTGACCAACCCCTTCTTCGGCCTCCACTACTGGGTGCTGGCGGTGCTGGCCGTGGCCTTCGTCTGGTGGCGGCAGGGCATGGTGATGGTGCCGGACGGCTGCCAGGCGTTGATCACCCGCTTCGGGAAGCTGGAGCAGGTGGTCGGCCCCGGTCGGGTGATCCTGCTGAACCCGTGGAAGCGGGTGTCGTACATCCTCAACACCACCCGCGAGTACCCGTTCAACGCGCCGGTGCGCGAGGCCCCCACCCGCAGCGGGGTGAAGGCCTCGATCGACCTGTTCATCCAGTTCCGGATCAACGACCCGGTGGAGTTCGTCTACACCCTCGGCGCGGTCCGCGGCTTCGAGGAGAAGCTGAGCAACGCGGTCAGCGAGACCATCCGCAGCCTGATCTACGAGCAGGAGGCCGCCGGCATCTACGACATGGTCGGCGAGGACACCGGCCGGCTCCTGGAACAGCTCAACCAGCAGTTCCAGCCGGCGGTGGAGCTGACCAACGCCAACATCACGCACGCCGAGCCCGCCGACCGCAACTACCGCATGGACCTGGCCGCCCCGGAGATGGTGCGGGTCGCCAAGGAGGCCTACACCCACGAGTACGCGCTCCAGCTCCGTAAGGAGCAGGACGAGGGCGACCTCACCAAGGAGCTGGCCACCCTCCAGGAGACGTTCTCCGCGATCCAGGCGGAGATCGCCCAGTACCAGGCCCAGATGGACACCGCCGTCGAGCGGGAGACCAACCGGGCCCAGGCGCTGGCCCGGCAGCGCTACGTGCAGGCCGAGTCGGAGGCGAAGGCCAACGCCGCGCTGCTGGAGGCACAGGCCCTGGACATCCGCGCGGTGACCGCCGCCGAGGCCCCGGAGATCCTGGAGTACCGCTACCGGCAGCAGATGCTCGACACCCTGGAGCAGGTGGCGGACCACCTGCCGCAGCTGGTGCGGGTCGGCGGCGCGGAGGAGTCCGACGGCACGGCCGGGGTCGACTTCCTCCGGCTGGCCCGGGAGATGATCGGCGAGCACGGCGCGGAGCTGTTCACGGAGGCCGACATGGCCGCCGTCCGCGCCCGGCTGCAGGCGGTCTCCGACCGCATCGACCAGCGCCAGGAGGAGATCCGCGCCCTGCTGGAGGAGGACCGGCCGACCGTGCCGGCCGGGAACACCGCGGGTTCCGGAAGCGTGGCGGCCGCGGAGCCCGGAGCACCCGACGACACCGGAACACCCGGAGCGCCCGGAGCGCCCGACGACACCGAGGAGGCCGCGCAGTGA
- a CDS encoding NucA/NucB deoxyribonuclease domain-containing protein → MTRAEPSASPARTERTDRRPGPDPGPPATRPGRVDECGLLVFVSEGDFNKAGAKLEARPECEGEWNTGVPGNPTEEDARRPGIRTGRSDSPNQWKYDGDTKFDLWSLAPKLPDVANGDQIATGLFTPVLEFTIPGYSQVIPAEGEQGEVRFDSAAYNKRAQLGSVFPDATPALRYDRSDTSDPSAPVEPYLGVAAVADHIGDALEDPGSTYPTKSDKNLSGGNSLNPMHRLAKSAGADELSRYNANSRAKDSACGSPAMPGKPGPDEKLDCDEFPMASTYEGAARATHEGDQYANGFSVRYIDWVENREAGRRLDSWYDNDRILNHDPFVIVIGD, encoded by the coding sequence GTGACCCGCGCGGAACCTTCGGCTTCCCCGGCCCGTACGGAACGTACCGACAGGCGACCCGGCCCCGACCCCGGGCCTCCCGCGACAAGGCCGGGCCGTGTCGACGAGTGCGGCCTGCTGGTTTTCGTCTCCGAGGGGGACTTCAACAAAGCCGGCGCCAAGCTGGAAGCGAGACCGGAGTGCGAGGGGGAATGGAACACCGGAGTTCCCGGCAACCCCACGGAAGAGGACGCCCGCCGGCCCGGAATCCGGACGGGCCGCAGTGACTCGCCCAACCAGTGGAAGTACGACGGCGACACGAAGTTCGACCTGTGGTCGCTGGCGCCGAAGCTGCCCGATGTCGCCAATGGTGACCAGATCGCCACGGGCCTGTTCACGCCGGTCCTCGAGTTCACGATCCCCGGCTATTCCCAGGTCATACCGGCCGAGGGCGAGCAGGGGGAGGTCCGCTTCGACAGCGCCGCCTACAACAAGCGCGCTCAGCTGGGGTCGGTTTTTCCCGACGCCACACCCGCCCTGCGCTACGACCGCAGCGACACGAGCGATCCCTCTGCTCCCGTGGAGCCGTACCTCGGGGTGGCCGCGGTCGCGGACCACATCGGCGACGCTCTCGAAGACCCGGGCAGCACCTACCCGACGAAGAGCGACAAGAACCTGTCCGGTGGGAATTCCTTGAACCCGATGCACCGCCTCGCAAAATCGGCCGGAGCGGACGAGTTGAGCCGCTACAACGCCAACAGCAGGGCTAAAGATTCCGCCTGCGGCAGTCCTGCCATGCCGGGCAAGCCCGGACCGGATGAGAAACTCGACTGCGACGAGTTCCCCATGGCCTCTACCTATGAGGGTGCGGCGCGCGCGACCCACGAAGGGGACCAGTACGCGAATGGATTCTCCGTTCGCTACATCGACTGGGTTGAAAACCGAGAAGCTGGGCGCCGCCTCGACAGCTGGTACGACAACGACCGGATCCTGAACCACGACCCCTTCGTGATCGTCATCGGCGACTGA
- a CDS encoding SDR family NAD(P)-dependent oxidoreductase, with translation MSKPLMGKVALVTGGSRGLGAATVRLLAEQGADVAFTYVSSEKQAQAVVDEVHGKGAKAVAFQSDQADTSRAPALIDDVVAHFGGLDILVNNAAISVAGTVDDPDADTAALDRMHATNYLGVIAVIRAASRVLREGGRIITVSSGLGSRVGAPGLADYAATKSGIERYTMGVARDLGPRNITANVVEAGLMEGGMQPPDPETLNALVSSLSLQRMGHPDEIAAAIAFLASPAASYVTGAVLDAHGGYNA, from the coding sequence ATGAGCAAGCCACTCATGGGCAAGGTCGCCTTGGTCACCGGGGGGTCGCGCGGACTGGGAGCCGCGACCGTACGGCTGCTGGCCGAGCAGGGTGCCGACGTCGCCTTCACCTACGTCAGCTCCGAGAAGCAGGCGCAGGCCGTCGTCGACGAGGTGCACGGCAAGGGAGCCAAGGCCGTCGCCTTCCAGTCCGACCAGGCAGACACGAGCCGGGCGCCGGCGCTGATCGACGACGTGGTCGCGCACTTCGGCGGCCTGGACATCCTCGTCAACAACGCGGCGATCTCCGTGGCCGGCACGGTGGACGACCCGGACGCCGACACCGCCGCACTGGACCGGATGCACGCCACCAACTACCTCGGCGTGATCGCCGTCATCCGGGCCGCCTCCCGAGTGCTGCGCGAGGGCGGCCGCATCATCACGGTGAGTTCCGGACTGGGCTCCCGGGTCGGCGCCCCCGGCCTTGCCGACTACGCGGCGACCAAGTCCGGGATCGAGAGGTACACCATGGGCGTCGCACGCGACCTCGGGCCCCGGAACATCACGGCCAACGTCGTGGAGGCCGGACTGATGGAGGGCGGCATGCAACCGCCGGACCCCGAGACCCTCAATGCCCTGGTCAGCTCGCTGTCTCTGCAACGCATGGGGCACCCCGACGAAATCGCCGCGGCGATCGCCTTCCTGGCGAGCCCCGCCGCGTCGTACGTCACGGGCGCGGTGCTGGACGCCCACGGCGGCTACAACGCCTGA
- a CDS encoding 2-amino-3,7-dideoxy-D-threo-hept-6-ulosonate synthase, producing MITNTSFARRLRLHRLHRHDPDRLFVVPLDHSVTDGPVTGGRHLGELVGQLASHHVDAVVLHKGSLRLVDPEWFTRTSLIVHLSASTVHASDPNAKYLVAGVEEGLRLGADAVSVHVNLGSAEEQRQIADMAAVAEACDRWNVPLMAMMYPRGPRIGNPRDPALVAHAVQLAADLGADLVKTPYVGSVAEMRAITETAPVPVLVVGGPRARDEAATLAYVEEALSAGAAGVAMGRNVFQAPDPGAMADKLSDLIHGRKEMPAVPAAKGAVA from the coding sequence ATGATCACCAACACGTCCTTCGCCAGAAGGCTGAGGCTTCACCGGCTCCACCGTCACGATCCCGACCGCCTGTTCGTCGTCCCGCTCGACCACTCCGTCACCGACGGCCCCGTGACCGGCGGGAGGCACCTGGGGGAGCTGGTCGGGCAGCTCGCCTCGCACCACGTCGACGCCGTCGTCCTCCACAAGGGGTCGCTGCGCCTGGTCGACCCGGAGTGGTTCACCCGCACCTCGCTGATCGTGCACCTGAGCGCGAGCACCGTCCACGCGTCCGACCCCAACGCCAAGTACCTGGTGGCCGGCGTCGAGGAGGGGCTGCGGTTGGGCGCCGACGCGGTCAGCGTGCACGTCAACCTCGGCTCCGCCGAGGAGCAGCGGCAGATAGCGGACATGGCGGCCGTCGCCGAGGCGTGCGACCGCTGGAACGTCCCGCTGATGGCGATGATGTACCCCCGCGGCCCCCGGATCGGCAACCCCCGGGACCCCGCCCTCGTCGCCCACGCCGTCCAGCTCGCCGCCGACCTCGGAGCCGACCTGGTCAAGACGCCGTACGTCGGTTCCGTGGCCGAGATGAGGGCCATCACCGAAACGGCCCCGGTCCCCGTGCTCGTGGTCGGCGGACCGCGTGCCAGGGACGAGGCGGCGACCCTCGCGTACGTCGAGGAGGCGCTCAGCGCCGGCGCGGCCGGGGTCGCCATGGGGCGCAACGTCTTCCAGGCGCCCGACCCCGGAGCCATGGCGGACAAGCTCTCCGACCTCATCCACGGCAGGAAGGAGATGCCCGCCGTACCGGCCGCCAAAGGAGCCGTCGCCTGA
- a CDS encoding MFS transporter, with translation MLSVTRPRGPRAARPPQGLGAAAPVLALCWTAVFFDGFDVMVYGAVMPYMLDDTGFGLDPATAGTIGSWTTFGMLLGALGAGNTMDWFGRRPMTVSCVVVFSVGSGVCALAGDPVSFGAGRFLAGLGLGGLLPTCLAVVAEFAPAGRVALATGVLMTAYHAGGMTATGIGLAVAPSHGWRWAFAAGVLPAVPAVLLLLLRMPESPAVLYSRGHADRAADTAERYGLPLPEAADTPTGGVSGRLRAVADLVDAGRRRTTLLLWVASFCGLMLVYGVSTWLPQLMRSSGYGLDSSVGLLMVVNAGGIVGMLVAGKVAGRFGAAPVAGVWFALTAVSMLLLGTRPPLAVAYCVIALAGVWLFSAGTMVYAAAGRLYPPALRAPGIGWVTGIGRLGAVVSPWLGGVLVSRGREEWGFAVFALAGLVGAVTVLLAVPRSRPGAST, from the coding sequence GTGCTCTCCGTGACACGTCCGCGCGGCCCACGGGCCGCGCGCCCGCCCCAGGGGCTGGGCGCCGCGGCGCCCGTGCTCGCCCTGTGCTGGACGGCGGTCTTCTTCGACGGCTTCGACGTCATGGTGTACGGGGCCGTCATGCCGTACATGCTCGACGACACCGGGTTCGGCCTCGACCCCGCCACGGCCGGAACCATCGGCAGTTGGACCACCTTCGGCATGCTGCTGGGCGCGCTGGGCGCCGGCAACACCATGGACTGGTTCGGCCGGCGCCCGATGACGGTCTCCTGCGTCGTGGTCTTCTCCGTGGGATCCGGGGTCTGCGCCCTGGCCGGCGATCCCGTGTCCTTCGGCGCCGGACGCTTCCTCGCCGGGCTCGGCCTGGGCGGGCTGCTGCCGACCTGCCTCGCCGTGGTCGCGGAGTTCGCGCCGGCCGGGCGGGTGGCCCTGGCCACCGGCGTGCTGATGACGGCCTACCACGCGGGCGGCATGACCGCGACGGGCATCGGCCTGGCCGTGGCCCCCTCCCACGGGTGGCGCTGGGCCTTCGCCGCGGGCGTCCTGCCGGCCGTCCCGGCCGTGCTCCTGCTCCTGCTCCGGATGCCGGAGTCCCCGGCCGTGCTGTACTCCCGGGGGCACGCCGACCGCGCGGCGGACACCGCCGAGCGGTACGGTCTGCCGCTCCCCGAGGCCGCCGACACCCCCACCGGCGGCGTGTCCGGACGGCTGAGGGCCGTGGCGGACCTGGTCGACGCGGGCCGGCGCCGAACGACCCTGCTGCTGTGGGTCGCCTCCTTCTGCGGGTTGATGCTCGTCTACGGCGTGAGCACCTGGCTGCCGCAGCTGATGCGGTCCTCCGGCTACGGCCTCGACTCCTCCGTGGGCCTGCTCATGGTCGTCAACGCCGGGGGGATCGTGGGCATGTTGGTCGCCGGAAAGGTGGCCGGGCGGTTCGGCGCGGCTCCGGTGGCCGGTGTGTGGTTCGCGCTGACCGCCGTGTCGATGCTGCTGCTCGGCACCCGGCCGCCGTTGGCTGTGGCCTACTGCGTCATCGCGCTCGCCGGGGTCTGGCTGTTCAGCGCCGGCACCATGGTGTACGCGGCGGCCGGGCGGCTGTACCCGCCCGCGCTGCGGGCGCCCGGCATCGGCTGGGTCACGGGGATCGGCCGGCTGGGCGCCGTGGTCAGTCCGTGGCTGGGCGGCGTCCTGGTGAGCCGGGGGCGTGAGGAGTGGGGCTTCGCCGTCTTCGCGCTGGCCGGTCTGGTGGGGGCCGTCACGGTCCTGCTGGCGGTGCCGCGCTCCCGTCCCGGCGCGTCCACGTGA
- a CDS encoding Rrf2 family transcriptional regulator: MSANSRLTIAAHALAWIGLYQRQGHEVATSEQIATSANTNPVVIRRLLGELRRAGLVESRRGVGAGWSLARELESITLLDVYEAVEPGPLFAMHRTTPDQGCVVGYGIQPAMQSIYEGIEETLRHELARVTLENVLRDVLAAPR; the protein is encoded by the coding sequence ATGAGTGCCAACAGCAGGTTGACCATTGCCGCCCACGCGCTGGCCTGGATCGGTCTCTATCAGCGCCAGGGTCATGAGGTCGCCACCTCCGAGCAGATCGCGACCAGCGCGAACACCAACCCCGTGGTGATCAGGCGGCTGCTCGGCGAGCTGCGCAGGGCCGGGCTCGTGGAGTCCCGGCGGGGCGTGGGCGCGGGCTGGTCGCTGGCGCGCGAGCTGGAGTCGATAACCCTGCTCGACGTGTACGAGGCAGTGGAACCCGGCCCGCTGTTCGCGATGCACCGCACCACCCCGGACCAGGGATGCGTGGTGGGTTACGGCATCCAGCCGGCGATGCAGAGCATCTACGAGGGCATCGAGGAGACCCTGAGGCACGAGCTGGCCCGCGTCACGCTCGAGAACGTACTCCGGGACGTACTCGCGGCACCTCGCTAG
- a CDS encoding tyrosinase family oxidase copper chaperone translates to MDVNRRDVVKLAAGTTLAAAAAGVPLATGALSADPAAARARAAGTDNAEDTEYTERYKGRTIRIAAAAAGGGVFIDDRPLHLMKFADDAYLSSMCHYEMAPTPLVAARRAVDELRGAALLPSAHGSHVTVV, encoded by the coding sequence ATGGACGTGAACAGGCGAGACGTGGTCAAGCTGGCGGCCGGCACGACGCTGGCCGCCGCCGCGGCGGGCGTGCCGCTCGCCACCGGCGCCCTGTCCGCGGACCCGGCGGCGGCGCGGGCCCGCGCCGCCGGCACCGACAACGCCGAGGACACCGAGTACACGGAGCGGTACAAGGGGCGGACGATACGGATCGCCGCCGCGGCCGCCGGAGGCGGCGTCTTCATCGACGACCGTCCGCTGCACCTGATGAAGTTCGCGGACGACGCCTACCTCAGCTCGATGTGCCACTACGAGATGGCCCCCACTCCCCTGGTCGCCGCACGGCGGGCGGTCGACGAGCTGCGCGGGGCCGCCCTGCTGCCCAGCGCCCACGGTTCCCACGTCACCGTCGTCTGA
- the griH gene encoding 3-amino-4-hydroxybenzoic acid synthase: protein MKLSWLDIRSLGEARDAIVQEALHHRVEALVSDDPADLADLPPTVTKVLFPQGKPLPEEFGDATVVIVDPEKHGVTPAELAIRHPEIEFGRFVEIVDAPTLEEACDSARTEKWSLLLFRDPTKIPLEIVIAAAARAKGSLVTVAQDVEEAEIIFGVLEHGSDGVMMAPKAVGETAALKRAAEADVPNLNLVELRVVETSHIGMGERACVDTCTHFREDEGILVGSHSKGMILCVSETHPLPYMPTRPFRVNAGAIHSYTLGKDERTNYLSELKAGSKVTAVDVKGNTRLVTVGRVKIESRPLISIDAESPDGRRVNLILQDDWHVRVLGPGGTVLNSTELKPGDTVLGYLPSEDRHVGYPIDEFCLEK from the coding sequence GTGAAGCTCAGCTGGCTCGACATCCGTTCCCTCGGCGAGGCCCGCGACGCCATCGTCCAGGAGGCCCTGCACCACCGTGTGGAGGCGCTCGTCTCCGACGACCCGGCGGACCTGGCCGACCTGCCCCCGACCGTGACGAAGGTGCTCTTCCCCCAGGGCAAGCCGCTGCCGGAGGAGTTCGGGGACGCCACGGTCGTCATCGTCGACCCCGAGAAGCACGGCGTCACCCCCGCGGAACTGGCGATCCGCCACCCGGAGATCGAGTTCGGCCGGTTCGTCGAGATCGTCGACGCGCCGACCCTGGAGGAGGCCTGCGACTCGGCGCGCACCGAGAAGTGGAGCCTGCTGCTCTTCCGCGACCCGACCAAGATCCCCCTGGAGATCGTGATCGCCGCCGCGGCACGGGCCAAGGGCTCGCTCGTCACCGTCGCGCAGGACGTCGAGGAGGCCGAGATCATCTTCGGTGTCCTGGAGCACGGGTCGGACGGCGTGATGATGGCCCCCAAGGCGGTCGGGGAAACCGCGGCCCTCAAGCGGGCCGCCGAGGCCGACGTGCCCAACCTCAACCTCGTCGAACTGCGCGTCGTGGAGACCTCCCACATCGGCATGGGCGAGCGTGCCTGCGTGGACACCTGCACCCACTTCCGCGAGGACGAGGGGATCCTGGTCGGGTCGCACTCCAAGGGCATGATCCTGTGCGTCAGCGAGACCCACCCGCTGCCGTACATGCCCACCCGCCCGTTCCGGGTCAACGCCGGCGCCATCCACTCGTACACGCTGGGCAAGGACGAGCGCACCAACTACCTGAGCGAGCTGAAGGCGGGCAGCAAGGTGACCGCCGTGGACGTCAAGGGCAACACCCGACTGGTGACGGTGGGCCGGGTGAAGATCGAGTCCCGGCCGCTGATCTCCATCGACGCCGAGTCCCCCGACGGGCGGCGCGTCAACCTGATCCTCCAGGACGACTGGCACGTGAGGGTGCTGGGCCCCGGCGGCACCGTGCTCAACAGCACCGAGCTCAAGCCGGGCGACACGGTCCTCGGCTACCTCCCGAGCGAGGACCGCCACGTCGGCTACCCGATCGACGAGTTCTGCCTGGAGAAGTAG
- the griF gene encoding grixazone synthase, whose amino-acid sequence MVHIRKNHLDMTREEKRRFVNAVLEIKRRGIYDRFVALHIRVNSMDYLDKETGKRLGHVNPGFLPWHRQYLLRFERELQKVDPRVTLPYWDWTVDQGEDSPLWDEEFMGGNGRPGDRRVMTGPFARDNGWVLDISVVPVGDENPALNGNYTHDDRDFLVRDMGTLTDRLPTSKELDDTLALPVYDCPPWNHTSGGEPPFESFRNHLEGYVKFPWEEKLGKLHGAGHVWVGGHMMYIGSPNDPVFFLNHCMIDRCWALWQERHPDVPHYLPLTDTQDVPDLHTPLGPWHTLTPAKLIDHTKWYRYDK is encoded by the coding sequence ATGGTGCACATCCGCAAGAACCACCTGGACATGACCCGCGAGGAGAAGCGCCGCTTCGTCAACGCGGTCCTGGAGATCAAGCGCAGAGGGATCTACGACCGGTTCGTCGCGCTGCACATCCGCGTCAACTCCATGGACTACCTCGACAAGGAGACCGGCAAGCGGCTCGGGCACGTCAACCCCGGCTTCCTGCCCTGGCACCGCCAGTACCTGCTGCGGTTCGAGCGGGAGCTGCAGAAGGTCGATCCCCGCGTCACCCTGCCGTACTGGGACTGGACCGTGGACCAGGGCGAGGACTCCCCCCTGTGGGACGAGGAGTTCATGGGAGGCAACGGGCGGCCCGGCGACCGCCGGGTGATGACCGGCCCCTTCGCCCGTGACAACGGCTGGGTCCTCGACATCAGCGTCGTCCCGGTCGGTGACGAGAACCCCGCCCTCAACGGCAACTACACCCACGACGACCGCGACTTCCTGGTGCGCGACATGGGCACGCTCACCGACCGGCTCCCCACGTCCAAGGAGCTGGACGACACGCTCGCCCTCCCCGTCTACGACTGCCCGCCGTGGAACCACACCTCGGGCGGCGAGCCGCCGTTCGAGAGCTTCCGCAACCACCTGGAGGGGTACGTCAAGTTCCCCTGGGAGGAGAAGCTCGGCAAGCTGCACGGGGCCGGCCACGTCTGGGTGGGCGGCCACATGATGTACATCGGCTCGCCCAACGACCCGGTGTTCTTCCTCAACCACTGCATGATCGACCGGTGCTGGGCCCTGTGGCAGGAGCGCCACCCCGACGTGCCGCACTACCTGCCCCTGACGGACACCCAGGACGTGCCCGACCTGCACACCCCGCTGGGCCCGTGGCACACCCTGACCCCCGCGAAGCTGATCGACCACACCAAGTGGTACCGCTACGACAAGTGA